A portion of the Pseudoxanthomonas sp. JBR18 genome contains these proteins:
- a CDS encoding restriction endonuclease, with amino-acid sequence MGRRRKQHGIEVVSALPWPVGIALGLIGFFAVRDGFVWWMGHHGGMLAQGFNQGMGAMLAPLAWLWLVMCCVGALVSFGNRQEHRSKVRKQREERQRLLDTRSDLESLSQGGWRQFELLVGEAFRRQGYAVEETGLGGADGGIDLILRKDGRRTLVQCKQWKRQQVGVSIVREMAGLLAHHRADAVKIVCIGTYTQDAERFAQGKPIELISGTQLLQMIRAAQRDAAVPPAPSLRIEPVLVATPPIATAEPHCPRCGSTLVQRTNRRTGEPFLGCSHFPKCRGTA; translated from the coding sequence ATGGGACGCAGACGCAAACAGCACGGCATCGAGGTGGTCAGCGCGTTGCCGTGGCCGGTGGGCATCGCCCTCGGCCTGATCGGCTTCTTCGCTGTGCGCGACGGCTTCGTCTGGTGGATGGGTCACCACGGCGGGATGCTGGCGCAGGGCTTCAATCAAGGCATGGGTGCCATGCTCGCGCCGCTGGCGTGGCTCTGGCTCGTCATGTGCTGCGTGGGCGCGCTGGTCTCCTTCGGCAATCGCCAGGAACACCGCAGCAAAGTGCGGAAGCAGCGCGAGGAGCGACAACGCCTCCTCGATACACGCAGTGATCTTGAAAGTCTCAGCCAAGGCGGCTGGCGCCAGTTCGAGCTGTTGGTGGGCGAAGCTTTCCGCCGCCAGGGCTATGCCGTGGAGGAAACCGGCCTGGGCGGCGCCGATGGCGGCATCGACCTGATCCTGCGCAAGGACGGCCGCCGCACCTTGGTGCAATGCAAGCAGTGGAAGCGCCAGCAAGTCGGCGTCAGCATCGTGCGCGAAATGGCCGGGCTGCTAGCGCATCACCGCGCCGATGCGGTGAAGATCGTCTGCATTGGCACCTACACGCAAGACGCCGAGCGCTTTGCCCAGGGCAAGCCGATTGAACTGATCAGCGGCACGCAGCTGTTGCAGATGATCCGCGCCGCACAGCGAGACGCGGCGGTCCCGCCGGCGCCTTCCTTGCGCATCGAACCGGTGCTGGTGGCCACGCCACCCATCGCCACCGCCGAACCCCACTGCCCGCGCTGCGGCAGCACGCTGGTGCAGCGAACGAACCGCCGCACCGGCGAGCCCTTCCTCGGCTGCAGCCATTTCCCCAAGTGCAGAGGAACCGCATGA
- the proB gene encoding glutamate 5-kinase has protein sequence MSGSAVSPLPHPFPAQTLAPWRRAVIKVGSSLLTDGRGALGTHNAAVLAALIARFRAQGREVLLVSSGAVAAGRGLVARRRGSLVQRQALASLGQTPMLALWQGLVDQPVAQVLLSHDDLRNRRRYLNAQATLQELLRSGALPIVNENDTVAVDELKLGDNDNLGAAVATLVDADVLFIATDTQGLYTGHPTRDPNARPLTRVEAITPEIMRMTAGGAGALGTGGMATKLEAASKAAAAGIDTALFCGRDAGALDALGQDVLHGTLIPAHGPRLLARKLWLHHQPACRGRLQIDAGACRALAERGASLLPGGVVNVEGDFSSRAVVDLIDLDNRRIGRGLVQYHASDLQRIAGRHSQEIEDVLGFHNGRAVVRRDDLVLMDRMH, from the coding sequence ATGTCTGGTTCTGCTGTCTCCCCCCTGCCGCACCCCTTCCCCGCGCAGACCCTGGCGCCCTGGCGTCGCGCGGTGATCAAGGTGGGCAGCAGCCTGCTGACCGATGGCCGTGGCGCGCTGGGCACGCATAACGCCGCGGTGCTGGCGGCGCTGATCGCGCGCTTCCGCGCGCAGGGCCGCGAGGTGCTGCTGGTGTCCTCTGGCGCGGTGGCCGCCGGCCGCGGGCTGGTGGCACGGCGTCGCGGCAGCCTGGTGCAGCGCCAGGCGCTGGCTTCGCTGGGGCAGACCCCGATGCTGGCGCTGTGGCAGGGCCTGGTCGACCAGCCGGTGGCGCAGGTGCTGCTGAGCCACGACGACCTGCGCAATCGCCGCCGCTACCTCAACGCGCAGGCCACGCTGCAGGAACTGCTGCGCAGCGGCGCGCTGCCCATCGTCAACGAGAACGACACCGTCGCGGTGGACGAGCTGAAGCTGGGCGACAACGACAACCTCGGCGCGGCCGTGGCCACGTTGGTGGATGCGGACGTGCTGTTCATCGCCACCGACACCCAGGGCCTGTACACCGGTCACCCCACGCGCGATCCCAACGCGCGTCCGCTGACCCGGGTCGAGGCCATCACCCCGGAGATCATGCGCATGACCGCCGGCGGTGCCGGCGCGCTGGGCACCGGCGGCATGGCCACCAAGCTGGAAGCCGCCAGCAAGGCCGCCGCGGCCGGCATCGACACCGCGCTGTTCTGCGGCCGCGATGCCGGTGCGCTCGACGCCCTGGGCCAGGACGTGCTGCACGGCACGCTGATCCCCGCGCACGGCCCGCGCCTGCTGGCGCGCAAGCTGTGGCTGCATCATCAGCCGGCCTGTCGCGGCCGCCTGCAGATCGACGCCGGCGCCTGCCGTGCCCTGGCCGAGCGCGGCGCCTCGCTGCTGCCCGGCGGCGTGGTGAACGTGGAAGGCGACTTCAGCAGCCGCGCCGTGGTGGACCTGATCGACCTGGACAACCGCCGCATCGGTCGTGGCCTGGTGCAGTACCACGCCAGCGACCTGCAGCGCATCGCCGGACGCCACAGCCAGGAGATCGAGGACGTGCTGGGCTTCCACAACGGCCGCGCCGTGGTCCGCCGCGACGACCTGGTCCTGATGGACCGCATGCACTGA
- a CDS encoding glutamate-5-semialdehyde dehydrogenase, whose product MTAQNDRYIRTLATRARAASHAIAALDADRRAALLQAMAQAVDAGRADILAANADDLQRARAAGTTGAMLDRLALDDARLDGIVQAIAEVAALPDPVGQVTQRQTHPNGMTVEKVRIPLGLIAMIYEARPNVTADAAALCLRAGNAVLLRGGSEARGSNIAIARCLHAALARFDLPAEAVALVEDTAREHVLELLQLTDLVDLAIPRGGERLIRFVAENARVPVIKHYKGVCHLYVDAAADPVLATRLAMDGKLSRPGVCNALETLLVHADIAQSWLPGALQALAARGAEIRGCARTQALFPEAKAATEEDYDAEYLAPILTVRVVDTLDDAIAHIQRHTSDHTEVICTRDEAAATRFIGAIRSSAVMVNASSRFNDGGQLGLGAEIGISTTRLHAYGPMGLESLTIERWVVRGQGHVRHAESAEAA is encoded by the coding sequence ATGACCGCACAGAACGACCGCTATATCCGCACGCTGGCCACCCGCGCCCGCGCCGCTTCCCACGCCATTGCCGCGCTGGACGCCGACCGCCGCGCCGCGCTGCTGCAGGCCATGGCCCAGGCCGTGGACGCCGGCCGCGCCGACATCCTGGCCGCCAACGCCGATGACCTGCAGCGCGCCCGCGCCGCCGGCACCACCGGTGCCATGCTCGACCGCCTGGCGCTGGACGATGCGCGCCTGGACGGCATCGTGCAGGCCATCGCCGAAGTGGCCGCGCTGCCCGATCCGGTCGGGCAGGTGACCCAGCGCCAGACCCATCCCAACGGCATGACCGTGGAAAAGGTGCGCATCCCGCTGGGGCTGATCGCGATGATCTACGAGGCCCGCCCCAACGTGACTGCCGATGCCGCCGCGCTGTGCCTGCGCGCGGGCAACGCGGTGCTGCTGCGCGGTGGCTCGGAGGCGCGCGGCAGCAACATCGCCATCGCCCGCTGCCTGCATGCGGCACTGGCCCGGTTCGACCTGCCGGCCGAGGCCGTGGCGCTGGTGGAAGACACCGCGCGCGAGCACGTGCTGGAACTGCTGCAGCTCACCGACCTGGTGGACCTGGCCATCCCGCGCGGCGGCGAGCGGCTGATCCGCTTCGTCGCCGAAAACGCGCGCGTGCCGGTCATCAAGCACTACAAGGGCGTGTGCCACCTGTACGTGGATGCCGCCGCCGACCCGGTGCTGGCCACGCGCCTGGCCATGGACGGCAAGCTCTCGCGCCCGGGCGTGTGCAACGCGCTGGAGACCCTGCTGGTGCATGCTGACATCGCGCAGAGCTGGCTGCCCGGCGCGCTGCAGGCCCTGGCCGCGCGCGGCGCGGAGATCCGCGGCTGCGCGCGCACCCAGGCGCTGTTCCCCGAGGCGAAGGCGGCCACCGAAGAGGACTACGATGCCGAGTACCTGGCGCCGATCCTGACGGTGCGCGTGGTCGACACGCTGGACGACGCCATCGCCCACATCCAGCGCCACACCTCCGACCACACCGAGGTGATCTGCACGCGTGACGAGGCGGCGGCCACGCGCTTCATCGGCGCCATCCGCAGCTCGGCGGTGATGGTCAACGCGTCCTCGCGCTTCAACGACGGCGGCCAGCTGGGCTTGGGCGCGGAGATCGGCATCTCCACCACCCGCCTGCACGCCTACGGCCCGATGGGCCTGGAATCGCTGACCATCGAGCGCTGGGTCGTGCGCGGGCAAGGCCACGTGCGCCACGCGGAATCCGCCGAGGCGGCGTGA
- a CDS encoding aminotransferase class V-fold PLP-dependent enzyme, whose translation MTHRRTFLKASASLAGTALAGPALSTCADPTPAQVPSSTATPEVLARDEAHWQQVRALYPAQEDIINLEQGYWGKMSNAVEAAYGRHTHRVNHELSWYARRDYPADFHSARKRTAEALGVDASDLMLTRNATESFVNLVTQYQGLGQGDAVLWADVDYPEFQKMMGWLADTRGAQGHRLALPATGTDADYLKAYADAFDAHPNLKLMVLTHVSNQHGLVLPVKRIAALARQRGIHVICDCAQSWGLMDFTLPDLDVDWAVFNLHKWIGSPVGVGALYMRAGTRAAVAPFPGEHAGDEDVSNRVHLATSNFAAFLTVPDALAFHHALGGANKQVRLQYLRQAWTDEFHDHADIELLGPASMANASGMGGVRLRGRSSEAQVGALQRRLQDEFGIFTVVRKELASGCNVRVTPQTFTPVTHLHALAEALRKIAATA comes from the coding sequence ATGACCCATCGCAGGACCTTCCTCAAGGCCTCCGCCTCGCTCGCCGGCACCGCGCTGGCCGGCCCGGCTTTGTCCACCTGCGCCGATCCGACGCCGGCCCAGGTGCCTTCCTCCACAGCCACTCCCGAGGTGCTGGCCCGCGACGAGGCGCACTGGCAGCAGGTGCGCGCGCTCTATCCGGCGCAGGAGGACATCATCAATCTCGAACAAGGCTACTGGGGCAAGATGTCCAACGCGGTGGAGGCCGCGTACGGGCGCCATACGCATCGGGTCAATCACGAGCTGTCCTGGTACGCACGCCGCGACTACCCGGCCGATTTCCACAGCGCGCGCAAGCGCACCGCCGAGGCGCTGGGCGTGGACGCCAGCGACCTGATGCTGACCCGCAACGCTACCGAATCCTTCGTCAACCTGGTCACCCAGTACCAGGGCCTGGGCCAGGGCGACGCGGTGCTGTGGGCTGACGTGGACTACCCCGAGTTCCAGAAGATGATGGGCTGGCTGGCCGACACCCGCGGCGCGCAAGGCCACCGCCTGGCGCTGCCGGCCACCGGCACCGATGCCGACTACCTCAAGGCCTATGCCGACGCCTTCGACGCGCACCCCAACCTCAAGCTGATGGTGCTGACCCACGTCAGCAACCAGCATGGGTTGGTGCTGCCGGTGAAGCGCATCGCCGCGCTGGCGCGGCAGCGTGGCATCCATGTGATCTGCGACTGCGCCCAGTCCTGGGGGCTGATGGACTTCACCCTGCCGGACCTGGACGTGGACTGGGCGGTGTTCAACCTGCACAAGTGGATCGGCTCGCCGGTGGGCGTGGGCGCGCTGTACATGCGAGCGGGTACGCGCGCGGCAGTGGCACCGTTCCCCGGCGAGCATGCGGGTGACGAGGACGTGTCCAACCGCGTGCACCTGGCGACCTCCAACTTCGCCGCCTTCCTCACCGTGCCCGATGCGCTGGCCTTCCACCACGCGCTGGGCGGGGCCAACAAGCAGGTGCGCCTGCAGTACCTGCGCCAGGCGTGGACGGACGAGTTCCACGACCACGCCGACATCGAACTCCTCGGCCCGGCCAGCATGGCCAACGCCTCGGGCATGGGCGGCGTGCGCCTGCGCGGGCGCAGCAGCGAGGCGCAGGTGGGCGCACTGCAGCGCCGGCTGCAAGATGAATTCGGCATCTTCACCGTGGTGCGCAAGGAGCTGGCCAGCGGCTGCAACGTACGCGTGACCCCGCAGACCTTCACCCCGGTCACGCACCTGCACGCCCTGGCCGAGGCCCTGCGCAAGATCGCCGCCACGGCCTGA
- a CDS encoding type II toxin-antitoxin system RelE/ParE family toxin yields MSDASIPAEQRAQPWSERLQSWIGALLSLLLHLLMLLVLLHSNPPTVETSQGAPAGGRMRVDFIGDSTAPADTAPPSPPPSRAKTPPTPRPAKPRVARTPPAASRLQTTRTDRSDNPLLVQQDAPPSTATSEQAPTPEQPREAPQPSQTPPSNPPPTGRRSPTWGHPPGYIAQDSAPVNAGWDDSPAVRQGSGRDTGDSGPSLQVGGYHAIYETRSEDRVRAWMAQGMKEFAIPLPGTEYLMVCPLDIVLKHGSGACRALPPDSPELADIGESRQIINMLRVYHHGDLVWKGPGPYR; encoded by the coding sequence ATGAGCGACGCGTCGATCCCCGCGGAACAGCGGGCCCAGCCCTGGAGTGAACGCCTGCAGTCGTGGATCGGCGCGCTGCTGAGCCTGCTGCTGCATCTGCTGATGCTGCTGGTGCTGCTGCACTCCAACCCGCCGACCGTGGAGACCAGCCAGGGCGCACCGGCCGGCGGACGCATGCGCGTGGACTTCATCGGTGACTCGACCGCGCCGGCGGACACCGCCCCGCCCAGCCCACCGCCCTCGCGCGCCAAGACGCCCCCCACGCCGCGCCCGGCCAAGCCGCGCGTGGCACGCACGCCGCCGGCCGCCTCGCGCCTGCAGACCACGCGCACCGACCGCTCCGACAATCCCCTGCTGGTCCAGCAGGACGCACCGCCCAGCACCGCGACCAGCGAGCAGGCCCCCACGCCCGAGCAGCCGCGTGAGGCGCCGCAGCCCTCGCAGACCCCGCCTTCCAATCCGCCGCCGACCGGGCGCCGCTCGCCCACCTGGGGTCACCCGCCGGGCTACATCGCCCAGGACAGCGCGCCGGTCAACGCCGGCTGGGACGACAGCCCGGCGGTGCGCCAGGGCAGCGGGCGCGACACGGGCGACAGCGGACCCAGCCTGCAGGTCGGTGGCTATCACGCCATCTACGAGACCCGCAGCGAGGATCGCGTGCGCGCCTGGATGGCGCAGGGCATGAAGGAGTTCGCCATCCCCCTGCCCGGCACCGAATATCTGATGGTCTGCCCGCTGGACATCGTGCTCAAGCACGGCTCGGGCGCGTGCCGGGCGCTGCCGCCGGATTCCCCCGAGCTGGCGGACATCGGCGAGTCGCGGCAGATCATCAACATGCTGCGCGTCTACCACCATGGCGATCTGGTCTGGAAGGGTCCGGGCCCGTATCGCTGA
- a CDS encoding YdeI/OmpD-associated family protein yields the protein MGRASGMVSFRAKLLRPAAPDGATWCFLLVPAAASAKLPARGMVTVDGTLAGTPFQATLLPDGQGSHWLKVEDALAQDAGVAAGQTVAVAMTPVAEEPEPAVPSDLREALEDNVVARATWDDITAVARRDWIFWITSGKKVETRAKRLGVAIDKLAKGNRRACCFDRSGMYDKSQHAPKAALD from the coding sequence ATGGGCCGGGCATCGGGCATGGTGAGCTTCAGGGCCAAGTTGCTGCGGCCGGCCGCACCGGACGGTGCAACGTGGTGCTTCCTCCTGGTGCCTGCGGCGGCCAGTGCGAAGCTGCCGGCGCGTGGGATGGTGACCGTAGACGGGACGCTGGCCGGTACGCCGTTTCAGGCCACGCTGCTGCCGGACGGACAGGGCAGCCATTGGCTCAAGGTCGAGGACGCGCTGGCGCAGGACGCCGGGGTGGCGGCGGGCCAGACCGTGGCGGTGGCGATGACGCCGGTCGCCGAGGAGCCCGAGCCGGCCGTGCCCTCGGATCTGCGTGAGGCGCTGGAAGACAACGTGGTCGCACGTGCGACCTGGGACGACATCACCGCCGTGGCGCGGCGCGACTGGATCTTCTGGATCACCTCGGGCAAGAAGGTCGAAACCCGCGCCAAGCGCCTCGGCGTGGCGATCGACAAGCTGGCCAAGGGCAACCGCCGTGCGTGCTGCTTCGACCGCTCCGGGATGTACGACAAGAGCCAGCACGCGCCGAAGGCGGCGCTCGATTGA
- a CDS encoding TetR/AcrR family transcriptional regulator produces MAVMGRPRGFDRDQAVEQAMHIFWQHGYESTSLSQLKGAIGAGISAPSFYAAFGSKQALFQECVQRYLATFAQVTECLWDTRLDPRDALETALRSSARMQCERGHPKGCMVGLGVMSAPSEDASVTAPLTRSRARTRAGITACVQRGIDSGELRAGTDARALASVFDAFLLGLSTLARDGVRYPVMDLAVTAIMSAWDASRSA; encoded by the coding sequence ATGGCAGTGATGGGACGTCCGCGCGGTTTCGATCGGGACCAGGCGGTCGAACAGGCGATGCATATCTTCTGGCAGCACGGGTACGAATCGACCTCGTTGAGCCAGCTGAAAGGCGCCATCGGTGCGGGTATCTCGGCGCCCAGCTTCTACGCAGCCTTCGGCTCCAAGCAGGCGCTGTTCCAGGAGTGCGTGCAGCGCTACCTGGCCACCTTCGCCCAGGTCACCGAATGCCTGTGGGATACGCGACTGGACCCGCGCGATGCGCTGGAGACCGCATTGCGCAGCTCGGCCCGGATGCAGTGCGAACGCGGCCACCCAAAGGGCTGCATGGTCGGCCTGGGCGTCATGAGTGCGCCCAGCGAGGACGCATCGGTCACCGCGCCATTGACGCGCTCGCGCGCGCGGACACGCGCTGGCATCACCGCCTGCGTCCAGCGGGGTATCGACAGCGGCGAGTTGCGTGCCGGGACCGACGCGCGCGCCCTGGCCAGCGTGTTCGACGCCTTCCTGCTGGGCCTGTCAACCCTGGCCCGCGATGGCGTCCGTTATCCGGTCATGGATCTTGCCGTCACCGCGATCATGTCGGCCTGGGACGCGTCACGCAGCGCGTAG
- a CDS encoding MFS transporter: MKTSAPPPPERADAPLPLGALLALAMTGFICIVTETLPAGLLPQMAAGLGISQSLAGQSVTAYALGSLLAAIPLTIATQRWRRRNVLLLTILGFLVFNSITAWSTHYGATLVARFLAGVAAGLAWSLLAGYARRMVAVRQQGKAMAVAMLGTPIALSLGVPLGTWLGAAIGWRWAFAAMSGLTVVLVVWVLAKVPDYPGQARAERLSLAKVFVGPGVRPVLAVVVAWMLAHNILYTYVAPFVARAGLATQVDVILLIFGLAALVAIAFTGRLVDHHLRTLVLGSLALFAVVSLLFVWLGRVPAAIYIGVAVWGITFGGAATLLQTALADTAGEGADVALSMNVVAWNSAIAGGGLLGGVLLKTWGAAAFPPAMLMLLVAGWCIAWSARAHGFRAGARDVHAAGH, encoded by the coding sequence ATGAAGACATCGGCACCGCCCCCTCCTGAACGCGCGGACGCGCCCCTGCCCCTAGGCGCCCTGCTAGCGCTGGCGATGACCGGCTTCATCTGCATCGTCACCGAGACGCTGCCGGCCGGGCTGCTGCCCCAGATGGCGGCTGGGCTCGGGATCTCCCAATCGTTGGCGGGGCAGTCGGTGACCGCTTACGCGCTGGGCTCTCTGCTGGCGGCCATCCCGTTGACCATCGCCACGCAACGCTGGCGGCGACGCAACGTGCTGCTGCTGACGATCCTTGGATTCCTCGTCTTCAACTCGATCACGGCCTGGTCCACGCACTACGGAGCGACGCTGGTGGCGCGCTTTCTGGCCGGGGTCGCGGCAGGCCTGGCATGGAGCCTGCTGGCGGGTTATGCGCGCCGCATGGTGGCGGTGCGGCAACAGGGCAAGGCCATGGCGGTGGCCATGCTGGGCACGCCCATCGCGCTCTCGCTCGGCGTGCCGCTGGGCACTTGGCTGGGCGCCGCGATTGGATGGCGATGGGCATTTGCGGCCATGTCGGGACTGACCGTGGTGCTGGTCGTCTGGGTGCTTGCCAAGGTGCCGGATTATCCGGGCCAGGCTCGCGCCGAGCGCCTGTCCTTGGCCAAGGTCTTCGTCGGCCCGGGCGTGCGGCCCGTGCTCGCGGTGGTAGTGGCCTGGATGCTGGCGCACAACATCCTTTACACCTACGTGGCGCCTTTCGTCGCGCGGGCAGGGCTGGCGACGCAGGTGGACGTCATCTTGCTGATCTTCGGCCTGGCGGCGCTGGTGGCGATCGCCTTCACCGGGCGCCTGGTCGACCACCATCTGCGCACCCTGGTCCTGGGAAGCCTGGCGCTCTTCGCGGTGGTCTCCCTGCTGTTCGTCTGGCTGGGACGCGTGCCGGCGGCGATCTATATCGGCGTGGCGGTATGGGGGATCACTTTCGGGGGCGCGGCGACCTTGTTGCAGACGGCGCTGGCTGACACCGCGGGCGAGGGAGCCGACGTGGCGCTGTCAATGAATGTCGTCGCGTGGAACTCGGCCATCGCCGGCGGTGGCCTTCTGGGCGGCGTGCTGCTGAAGACCTGGGGTGCAGCCGCCTTCCCGCCGGCGATGCTGATGCTGCTTGTCGCCGGATGGTGCATTGCCTGGTCGGCGCGGGCGCACGGCTTCAGGGCAGGCGCGCGTGACGTACATGCGGCCGGGCATTGA
- a CDS encoding glycoside hydrolase domain-containing protein — protein MSPALRPLRLLWAALLLLASPAFAATAPVDAVDPFVGTRGDHGQLTPAVGAPFGMVLLGPDTAPGNHMGYDDSDGLLRGFSHTRAVGVGCGGAGGDLLVRVDAQGDQDRPAPIDKTTETAAPGRYHVRYARTGLVADLAATNAAGIARFTVPQAGRVVVTLDPMHSYAKRIDARWESTRLDALRGALEGGTVCDEGVYRLWFASTLLHNGHPVTQTVQPDAQNRLRLALDVQAGDTLELRSAFSTVDADSAARVLATELGDRTLEAVQQQTHDAWNVALSRITLEGGAPERRALFYTALFHVMQSPSRIDDVDGRYRAADGVVRTVAAGHHRYSGWAVWDNYRTQLPLLALLDPQRAGDIGASLAELYAVGKPQWSTRTEPFITVRTEHAGIALLDYLRKGITGIDAKALLPRMAADSATLQRQTPDQVIEAAYDDWAVWQLADDLGNKSLAADFKQRALSYRPMWMQVFHDITPEFDTVRARGLYQGTLWQYRWAGVFDLDWLRGTALGARDFDAQLQRFFDEDRYNMTNQPDIQAPFLYALTATPQRGQALVERLLTQPIDHPYANEGKRRTPWHGRSFALDPVGFADGMDDDAGCMSAWYVWASMGLYPLVLGEPRYVIGAVPAFARIQLHPQPGRTITIEREGHGAAITRATLAGKPTPLPWIDHAALARGMTLRMHTAN, from the coding sequence ATGTCCCCTGCGCTCCGTCCGCTGCGCCTGCTGTGGGCCGCCCTGCTGTTGCTGGCCAGCCCTGCCTTCGCCGCCACCGCACCGGTGGATGCGGTCGATCCGTTCGTCGGCACACGCGGTGACCATGGCCAGCTGACGCCAGCGGTGGGCGCGCCGTTCGGCATGGTGCTGCTGGGGCCGGACACCGCGCCGGGCAACCACATGGGCTACGACGACAGCGATGGGCTGTTGCGCGGCTTCTCGCATACGCGCGCGGTCGGCGTGGGCTGCGGCGGCGCCGGGGGTGACTTGCTGGTGCGCGTGGATGCGCAAGGCGACCAGGACCGCCCGGCACCCATCGACAAGACCACCGAGACCGCCGCGCCCGGCCGCTACCACGTGCGCTACGCTCGCACCGGCCTGGTGGCCGACCTGGCTGCGACCAATGCCGCCGGCATCGCCCGGTTCACCGTGCCGCAGGCCGGACGCGTGGTGGTGACGCTGGACCCGATGCACAGCTATGCCAAGCGCATCGACGCGCGCTGGGAATCGACCCGGCTCGACGCGCTGCGCGGCGCGCTGGAAGGCGGCACCGTCTGCGACGAAGGCGTGTACCGACTGTGGTTCGCCAGCACGCTGCTGCACAACGGCCATCCGGTCACGCAAACGGTGCAGCCCGACGCCCAGAACCGCCTGCGCCTGGCGTTGGATGTGCAGGCTGGCGACACGCTGGAACTGCGCAGCGCGTTCTCCACCGTGGATGCTGACTCGGCCGCGCGCGTGCTGGCCACCGAACTGGGCGACCGCACGCTGGAGGCCGTGCAGCAACAGACACACGATGCCTGGAACGTCGCGCTGTCGCGGATCACCCTGGAGGGCGGCGCGCCCGAGCGCCGGGCGCTGTTCTACACCGCGCTGTTTCATGTGATGCAGTCGCCGTCGCGCATCGACGACGTGGATGGCCGCTATCGCGCGGCCGATGGCGTGGTGCGCACTGTGGCCGCCGGACATCATCGTTATTCCGGCTGGGCGGTGTGGGACAACTACCGCACCCAGCTGCCGCTGCTGGCCTTGCTGGACCCGCAGCGCGCCGGCGACATCGGCGCCTCGCTGGCCGAGCTGTACGCGGTCGGCAAGCCGCAGTGGTCCACGCGCACCGAACCCTTCATCACCGTGCGCACCGAGCACGCCGGCATCGCGCTGCTGGACTATCTGCGCAAGGGCATCACCGGGATCGACGCCAAGGCCCTGCTGCCGCGCATGGCCGCCGACAGCGCCACGCTGCAGCGGCAGACGCCCGACCAGGTGATCGAGGCCGCCTACGACGACTGGGCGGTGTGGCAGCTGGCCGACGACCTTGGCAACAAGTCACTGGCCGCCGACTTCAAGCAGCGCGCGCTGTCCTACCGGCCGATGTGGATGCAGGTCTTCCACGACATCACTCCGGAGTTCGACACGGTGCGTGCGCGCGGTCTGTACCAGGGCACCTTGTGGCAGTACCGCTGGGCGGGCGTGTTCGACCTGGACTGGCTGCGCGGCACGGCGCTGGGCGCGCGGGATTTCGACGCGCAGCTGCAGCGGTTCTTTGACGAGGACCGCTACAACATGACCAATCAGCCGGACATCCAGGCGCCGTTCCTGTATGCGCTGACCGCCACGCCGCAGCGCGGCCAGGCGCTGGTCGAGCGCCTGCTCACCCAGCCCATCGACCATCCGTATGCCAACGAGGGCAAGCGCCGCACGCCCTGGCATGGGCGCAGCTTCGCGCTGGATCCCGTCGGCTTTGCCGACGGCATGGACGACGACGCGGGCTGCATGTCGGCCTGGTATGTGTGGGCCTCGATGGGCCTGTACCCGCTGGTCCTGGGCGAACCACGTTATGTCATCGGCGCCGTGCCGGCCTTCGCCCGCATCCAGCTGCATCCGCAGCCGGGGCGCACCATCACCATCGAACGCGAAGGCCACGGTGCGGCGATCACCCGCGCCACGCTGGCTGGAAAGCCGACACCCCTGCCGTGGATCGACCATGCCGCGCTGGCGCGGGGCATGACCCTGCGAATGCACACCGCCAACTGA